A single region of the Nocardioides ochotonae genome encodes:
- the zwf gene encoding glucose-6-phosphate dehydrogenase, with product MTWQNPLRDPRDRRLPRIAGPCGLVLFGVTGDLSRKKLMPAIYDLANRGLLPPGFSLVGFARRDWADQDFAQIVHDSVKEHARTEFREEVWEQLSEGVRFVPGSFDDPGAFERLRATVDELDAARGTDGNHAFYLAIPPGSFGTVVQRLKQHGLADVPDGSWRRVVVEKPFGHDLESARELDRALSEVFPEDSIFRIDHYLGKETVQNILAIRFANTVFEPIWNANYVDHVQITMAEDGGIGGRAGYYDGIGAARDVIQNHLLQLMALVAMEEPPAFDAKTLRLEKQKLLSSIVLPRRLDLTTARGQYVGGWAGGEKVLGFLEEEGMPPGSTTESYAAVTLNVENRRWAGVPFYLRTGKRLGRRVTEVAVVFKRAPHLPFSATSTEELTQNAIVVRVQPDEGMTVRFGSKVPGTTLEIRDVSMDFAYGGSFTEASPEAYERLILDVLLGDPPLFPRHEEVELSWQILDPVLEAWARKGKPDPYPAGTWGPESADAMLRRDGRVWRRP from the coding sequence ATGACCTGGCAGAACCCGCTGCGGGATCCCCGGGACCGTCGCCTGCCCCGCATCGCGGGCCCGTGCGGCCTGGTGCTGTTCGGCGTGACCGGCGACCTGTCCCGCAAGAAGCTGATGCCGGCGATCTACGACCTCGCCAATCGGGGCCTGCTGCCGCCCGGCTTCAGCCTGGTGGGGTTCGCCCGCCGTGACTGGGCCGACCAGGACTTCGCGCAGATCGTGCACGACTCGGTCAAGGAGCATGCGCGCACCGAGTTCCGCGAGGAGGTCTGGGAGCAGCTCTCCGAGGGCGTGCGGTTCGTCCCGGGGTCCTTCGACGACCCCGGGGCCTTCGAGCGGTTGCGCGCGACCGTCGACGAGCTCGACGCTGCGCGCGGCACCGACGGCAACCACGCCTTCTACCTCGCGATCCCGCCGGGCTCCTTCGGCACCGTCGTGCAGCGCCTCAAGCAGCACGGGCTCGCCGACGTACCCGACGGCTCGTGGCGCCGGGTGGTGGTCGAGAAGCCGTTCGGCCACGACCTGGAGTCCGCGCGCGAGCTGGACCGGGCGCTGAGCGAGGTCTTCCCCGAGGACTCGATCTTCCGCATCGACCACTACCTCGGCAAGGAGACGGTGCAGAACATCCTCGCGATCCGCTTCGCGAACACCGTCTTCGAGCCCATCTGGAACGCCAACTACGTCGACCACGTGCAGATCACGATGGCCGAGGACGGCGGGATCGGCGGCCGCGCCGGCTACTACGACGGCATCGGCGCCGCCCGCGACGTGATCCAGAACCACCTGCTCCAGCTGATGGCCCTCGTCGCGATGGAGGAGCCGCCCGCCTTCGACGCCAAGACCCTGCGACTGGAGAAGCAGAAGCTGCTCTCCTCGATCGTGCTTCCCCGCCGCCTCGACCTCACCACCGCCCGCGGTCAGTACGTCGGCGGCTGGGCCGGCGGGGAGAAGGTCCTGGGCTTCCTCGAGGAGGAGGGCATGCCGCCCGGGTCGACCACCGAGTCGTACGCCGCGGTCACCCTGAACGTCGAGAACCGGCGCTGGGCCGGTGTGCCGTTCTACCTGCGCACCGGCAAGCGGCTCGGGCGACGGGTGACCGAGGTGGCGGTGGTCTTCAAGCGGGCCCCGCACCTGCCGTTCAGCGCAACCTCGACCGAGGAGCTCACCCAGAACGCGATCGTGGTCCGGGTGCAGCCCGACGAGGGCATGACCGTGCGGTTCGGCTCCAAGGTGCCGGGCACGACCTTGGAGATCCGCGACGTGTCGATGGACTTCGCCTACGGCGGCTCGTTCACCGAGGCCTCCCCGGAGGCCTACGAGCGGCTGATCCTCGACGTGTTGCTCGGCGACCCGCCGCTCTTTCCCCGCCACGAGGAGGTCGAGCTGTCCTGGCAGATCCTCGATCCCGTGCTGGAGGCCTGGGCGCGCAAGGGCAAGCCGGACCCCTACCCCGCCGGCACCTGGGGACCCGAGTCCGCCGACGCCATGCTGCGGCGCGACGGACGTGTCTGGCGCCGGCCGTGA
- a CDS encoding glucose-6-phosphate isomerase has product MTWAMAWDESGAIAVSTPAGSQYGEVLDRLVTDQVASRMADRDPTLWGEAAVDEAAKRLDWVGLSQTSRDLVTEISVLGVELRSRGLARVVLCGMGGSSLAPEVICAAAGVEIEVLDSSAPDVVRRTIEDRLDDTVVVVSSKSGGTVETDSQRRAYEQAFRDAGIDPAERIVVVTDPGSPLEQSAREAGYRVFLADPEVGGRYSALTAFGLVPSGLAGADIAGLLDQAESVRPALEKNSSDNPGLVLGSLLGAANLAGVDKLALAGAGDRYPGLGDWVEQLVAESTGKDGHGILPVVVGSLEAAAQTARHPDVLLATYGADSDAAAAVEVASGWRAHLDLPLGAQMLLWEYATAVAGRVMGINPFDQPDVESAKAAARSMLDGAAPSPTPVFTDGPVTVYASDGWLPEATATVADAVAALLARLDPDHGYLAVQAYLDRHRDAALAETRDRLALRTGRPVTFGWGPRFLHSTGQYHKGGPATGVFLQVTSAPAADLAVPGRSFTFQEFITAQAVGDGQVLAGHGRPVLRLHVESPAGLDVVRTTLG; this is encoded by the coding sequence GTGACCTGGGCGATGGCGTGGGACGAGTCAGGGGCGATCGCCGTCAGCACGCCCGCCGGGTCGCAGTACGGGGAGGTCCTGGACCGCCTCGTCACCGACCAGGTCGCCAGCCGGATGGCCGACCGCGACCCCACGCTGTGGGGCGAGGCGGCCGTCGACGAGGCCGCCAAGCGCCTGGACTGGGTGGGCCTGAGCCAGACCTCGCGTGACCTGGTCACCGAGATCTCCGTGCTCGGCGTCGAGCTCCGCTCACGCGGTCTTGCCCGCGTCGTGCTCTGCGGGATGGGCGGCTCCTCGCTCGCCCCGGAGGTGATCTGCGCGGCCGCCGGTGTGGAGATCGAGGTCCTCGACTCCTCCGCGCCCGACGTCGTACGACGCACGATCGAGGACCGCCTCGACGACACCGTCGTGGTGGTCTCCTCCAAGTCCGGCGGCACCGTCGAGACCGACAGCCAGCGCCGTGCCTACGAGCAGGCCTTCCGCGACGCGGGCATCGACCCCGCCGAGCGGATCGTGGTCGTCACCGACCCCGGCTCCCCGCTCGAGCAGTCGGCCCGCGAGGCCGGCTACCGGGTCTTCCTCGCCGACCCCGAGGTCGGCGGGCGCTACTCCGCGCTCACCGCCTTCGGCCTGGTGCCCAGCGGCCTCGCCGGTGCCGACATCGCCGGTCTGCTCGATCAGGCCGAGTCGGTGCGGCCCGCCCTCGAGAAGAACAGCTCCGACAACCCCGGGCTCGTGCTCGGCTCCCTTCTGGGGGCGGCCAACCTGGCCGGGGTCGACAAGCTCGCGCTGGCCGGTGCCGGGGACCGCTACCCGGGCCTCGGCGACTGGGTCGAGCAGCTGGTGGCCGAGTCCACCGGCAAGGACGGCCACGGCATCCTGCCGGTCGTCGTCGGCTCGCTCGAGGCCGCGGCACAGACCGCCCGCCACCCCGACGTGCTGCTCGCGACGTACGGCGCGGACAGCGACGCCGCGGCCGCCGTGGAGGTGGCCTCCGGCTGGCGCGCCCACCTCGACCTCCCGCTCGGCGCGCAGATGCTCCTCTGGGAGTACGCCACCGCCGTCGCCGGCCGGGTGATGGGCATCAACCCCTTCGACCAGCCCGACGTGGAGAGCGCGAAGGCCGCCGCACGCAGCATGCTCGACGGTGCCGCGCCCTCCCCCACCCCGGTCTTCACCGACGGGCCGGTCACCGTCTACGCCTCCGACGGCTGGCTGCCCGAGGCCACCGCCACCGTCGCCGACGCGGTGGCGGCGCTGCTGGCCAGGCTGGACCCCGACCACGGCTACCTCGCGGTCCAGGCCTACCTCGACCGGCACCGTGACGCCGCGCTCGCGGAGACCCGTGACCGGCTGGCGCTCCGCACCGGCCGCCCGGTGACCTTCGGCTGGGGCCCGCGGTTCCTGCACTCCACCGGCCAGTACCACAAGGGTGGACCCGCGACAGGCGTCTTCCTCCAGGTCACCTCCGCCCCCGCGGCCGACCTCGCCGTACCGGGGCGCTCCTTCACCTTCCAGGAGTTCATCACCGCCCAAGCGGTCGGTGACGGGCAGGTGCTCGCCGGGCACGGTCGCCCGGTGCTGCGGCTGCACGTGGAGTCACCCGCCGGCCTCGACGTCGTACGCACGACGCTCGGCTGA